A window from Thermoproteales archaeon encodes these proteins:
- a CDS encoding glycosyltransferase — MRERTISVVITGINCANCLSKLLESLSKQRVKPLEIIYIDGGSSDDSAKIAREFSCKVIVDSDAKTPAKGRNIGLKISKGTFVLFLDSDCIAPDDLLEKYTFHLQLVSGNIAGIGSRYEYSESDNDYVNAFSRALKCFLVNGGSPQFSLWKKIKKVNRLPGGNSCYKRDILLKLNGFREDLKFCEEYELGRRLRKLGYRLLYVPELFVFHRSFPSILAALKKIYSYGFWRGFYMITEGLIDFPQLIILLVLFLLISLLSVGFEAVVETILLTYLLGLLFNVISSYKKNLAIRNIILTFFMAVLIQITYISSLVIGVIRGILSTLICRFAKG, encoded by the coding sequence ATGAGGGAGAGAACAATTTCCGTCGTTATAACCGGAATTAATTGTGCAAATTGTCTGTCAAAACTTTTAGAGAGTCTATCAAAGCAAAGAGTTAAGCCTCTCGAAATAATATACATCGATGGAGGCTCCTCCGATGATTCGGCAAAAATTGCTCGAGAATTTTCCTGTAAAGTGATCGTTGATTCTGATGCCAAAACGCCAGCGAAGGGGAGGAATATAGGCTTAAAAATTTCGAAAGGAACGTTTGTATTATTTTTAGACAGTGATTGCATCGCGCCAGATGATCTCCTAGAAAAGTATACTTTTCATCTTCAGCTGGTGTCAGGGAATATCGCTGGTATAGGATCTAGATACGAATATTCTGAATCCGATAATGATTACGTTAATGCCTTTTCTCGTGCATTAAAATGTTTTCTAGTTAATGGAGGGTCACCTCAGTTTAGCTTGTGGAAAAAGATAAAGAAAGTTAATAGATTGCCTGGGGGAAATAGTTGTTACAAGAGGGATATCCTGCTTAAGTTAAATGGTTTCCGCGAAGATTTAAAATTTTGTGAAGAGTATGAGTTGGGAAGGCGTTTAAGAAAGCTTGGATATAGACTGCTTTACGTTCCTGAACTTTTCGTGTTTCATAGATCATTTCCGTCGATTCTCGCCGCTCTTAAAAAGATATATTCCTATGGATTTTGGAGAGGATTTTACATGATTACGGAGGGCCTGATAGACTTTCCTCAATTAATTATATTACTCGTTCTCTTTCTACTAATATCATTGCTAAGCGTCGGCTTCGAAGCGGTAGTAGAAACTATATTGTTGACTTACCTTCTAGGATTGTTGTTTAATGTTATCTCAAGCTATAAAAAGAATTTAGCAATTAGAAACATAATTTTAACATTTTTTATGGCCGTCTTAATACAAATAACATATATTTCATCGCTTGTCATAGGTGTCATTAGGGGAATTCTTTCCACCTTAATTTGCAGATTTGCGAAAGGTTAG